GCTAAATCTTCTTAACGATTTTCTGAGTATTCTCAAAAATTGAGCTCACGATATGCTCAGGAAAGCCTTTAGGCAATGTAGCACTTACCTGTAACATCGCCTTCGGTAAGGCATCTTTCATTTCATCAATTATCTCTTGCATCGTGTCTTGATTAAAGTTTACAGCTTTAGCTGTATCCAAAAAGTGACGAGGCAGGATTTTACTGATTTCATACTTCTTGCCCTTTGTTGCTTTCAATCCCATCGCCAGCTTAAGCTTTCTGATATTGAGCCCTTTTCCTCCCAGTAGTGGGTAGGCTGACAAAATATCGTAGAATGGAGTGAGTCTGTAGCTGCCTCCTTTATCAATATAGATAGAAAAGTTTTTAGCATGTCCATCTGTAGCGCCAATGAGCCATTGAAATACTTGAAACCTCATGAAGTTATACCGATCTTCTAGTGCATTACTTGACCCCATTAATAACTCCATGATCTGAGCTATGCCAGGGCCACCTTGAGATTCGTACTTAATGGATGATGGCATACCAAATACTTGGCAGATATCTTCCTGAGGTAAGCGTAGCAAGCCTGCTCTGTCTTTTGTCCAGCGTCTATCAAAGCGTTCTACAGCTAAAGCTTTAATGTTGTCTGTTTGGATTATTTGGACGTTGGGAACTGCAAACCCTAGAGCTCTAGCTAACTCAATGCAAAGGTACTCGTTTTCTACGCTATCTTTGAGATCTAGGGTCGCGTTGGCTTGTTGTATTTCGCCTATTGGCAGTTTGATGATGTGAGTGGTGGGGGTGTTTCCTTTCGGTATACACCATTGCTCATCAACGAATAGGAGAGCCGTTTTCTCTTGAGCACCTGCCACGGAGATTCTAAAGTCTTCTTCTTCTTCGAGCATTCCGAGCGGAATATCAGACTTGTATGCAGAAAGAACAGTTTCTAGTTTTTTGTCATCAAGGACTTCGTAGCTAAGTGGCTCTTTTTTATAGGGGCGGTCTGGAGGAAGTAAAGCAATCGCACCAACACTGTCTTTTCCTATTTCTTTTAGTAGATCAAATGGTTGTTTGGATGACGCCTTGTACCTTGCAACTATTCTATCTCTGACTTGAGGGCTGTCTGGCAAGAGATTGTCAAAATAGTTTATAACTGCATCGGAAGTGATAGCTGGTAATTGAAGTTTTAAAGACAATGATAGTGGTCGAGTTACCGCATTGGTTAACCAGTTTTTATTATATTGAAAAGTGTGAGCACCATTCTTATGTTTCTCTAGAGTACCAACAAGTTCACCATTCATGTATGCGATTAGCTTCTGCATTACCAGCTCTCATCATCATTTTCATTTAACGAAGCTACCTGTGATTTCTCTTGGATACTCAATGTTAGATCCATAGCCTGGGCAAGCTTAAAGAAGGTAGCAAGTGTTGTTTTGTTAGGGTTGTTTTCGAAGTTCGAGATTGTAGCTTGCTTGATGCCGACTTTTTTTGCTAGTTCTGACTGCGTCCATCCATTCTTCTGACGTATCAGTAACATCATATCTGCTAATTGTTTTGGACTATATATCATTTGTTCCAGCTCTCTATAGAATTAAAGTGCACCTTCAAGATATTTAATTATCCCTTAGTGAGGATAGGTAAAAGTATATCCCCATAAGAGGATAAAGTCCATATTATCCCCACTAAGGGATGAGAAAGTATTTATCCCTTCCTAGGGATATTGAGTAATCTTAAGGGGCATAAGAAGCAGAGGAGCAGCAATATCTAATTAAATACTGAGTTATATGTAATACTGGCATTAGTCATAGAGCCACTAAATTCTGGTAGTTTTTCTTGTTTGAGGGAGCCGTTCTTATCTGGATGATCTGCTCCAGCAAAACTGGACACTACATTAAGCGACATTTTGCTGTTCAAAGTTAACTGGGCTTAGATACCCAAGAGCACTGCGCCTTCTCGTCCGATTATAATCAACCTCTATGTACTCGAAGAGCGTTTGGCGCATCTGATCCTTCGTCGTCATCGACTCATATTGGATCGCTTTGAATGGGTTAACGTCAGTGAGTTCGTTCAATTGACACAATTCGAACAACTCAGATAATTTTTGGCAGTAGTCCTGTACGGATTACTCACTTAGTGTTGGTAGCCCCATGCTTTTATTTAACTCGATGGCTTCATGACCTGATAGACCTTTAACTTGTTTGTGCTTTTTGAGGTTGGTCAGGTAGTTGCGTAGGAATGATGCCACCGCCTCAGCACATCGAATTGCTGTCAATTGATACTTGCCAATAAGCCCGAGAACAATTTTGCACTTAGCTTCTAACATCGTTACTGCCTTCGATGAGATGCGCTCTGCTTTGTACTTACAAAAGCGTTCTAGCGCGTCATAACACGATACTTCGTTTGTTGATGGTTGCGAAATGGTAGGTGTGGAAGCGTGCTTATCGAGTGATGTTGCTGCCGCTGGCGTCAAGGTAGTCTTGCGAACCTGAATTTCAAGCTAAAGAGCCATAATAGTGGCTTCAGCTTTATCTGAAGTCTTTAGTGAGCGTTTGATCTCACGGCGGTCACTAAAGAGGTGACGATGGTCAGGTGGCACTTGGTAACGAAATTGCCAAATTCCGCCTTTTGATATCTGTAGATAGCGCATGTTTTAGTACCAAAACTTAGTAAAAACAGCCTAAATCCAAGTGTTGAAAATACAAAAAGGGCGATAAGTCAGTAACTTATCGCCCTTTCCAAACGTTTGGTGGAGCTGGCGGGAGTTGAACCCGCGTCCAGAAACCATTCATCCTTGGTACTACATGCTTAGTCGATCTTTAAATTCACCAGTAACCTGCGAACCGACACGCTAGTTAAAGGCTAACCTGAATTATAATTCGCCGTTCATCTCTCAGGTGGGAAAATCCGGGCTAGCGCGTTTGGGTTTGATCTCTCGTTATTCCCCGTCTTACGTGCGGAAGCTAGGGCGAGAGAGCTCTGAGCAGGTTATTAAGCTGCTAGTGCGTAGTTTTCGTCGTTTGCGACTATTTTTTTGCGGCTTTTTACGTGGCCAACCGCCCCACGGCATGCACCTCAGACTGCAAAATTCCTGTCGAATCCTAAATCAGCCCCAAAGTGTTCTTGCATAGTACCAGAAAAGCTATGCCTGTCTAGCGCTGTGCAGTTCAAGTGCTCAAGATTAACGCAAATTACTCTTCATAATTCGTGCTTTATCGCGAGCCCAATCTTTTTCTTTCATATCAGTACGTTTGTCGTGCAGCTTTTTACCTTTTGCTACGCCAATTTTGATCTTAGCCCAAGAGCGAGACCAGTATAGCGACGTTGCAACTAGCGTCATGCCTTCACGGTTAATACGACCGAATAAGTTGTCGAGCTCTTTTCTCGACATTAGGAGTTTACGGACACGTGTTGGGTTCGCGACAATGTGCGTACTTGCTTGTGTTAGTGGCGTGATAGTCATACCACTGATGAATGCTTCACCGTCTCGGATGTAGACGTAGCTTTCTGCGATGTTCGTTTTGCCTTCACGTAGGGATTTTACTTCCCAGCCTTGTAGCTCAAGCCCCGCTTCAATCTCATCGTCGATGAAATATTCGTGGCGAGCTTTCTTATTTAGCGCAATGGTATTACTACCCGCTTTTGATTTTGATTTTTTCTTTGCCATAATGGCCT
The Vibrio pelagius genome window above contains:
- a CDS encoding type II toxin-antitoxin system HipA family toxin; its protein translation is MQKLIAYMNGELVGTLEKHKNGAHTFQYNKNWLTNAVTRPLSLSLKLQLPAITSDAVINYFDNLLPDSPQVRDRIVARYKASSKQPFDLLKEIGKDSVGAIALLPPDRPYKKEPLSYEVLDDKKLETVLSAYKSDIPLGMLEEEEDFRISVAGAQEKTALLFVDEQWCIPKGNTPTTHIIKLPIGEIQQANATLDLKDSVENEYLCIELARALGFAVPNVQIIQTDNIKALAVERFDRRWTKDRAGLLRLPQEDICQVFGMPSSIKYESQGGPGIAQIMELLMGSSNALEDRYNFMRFQVFQWLIGATDGHAKNFSIYIDKGGSYRLTPFYDILSAYPLLGGKGLNIRKLKLAMGLKATKGKKYEISKILPRHFLDTAKAVNFNQDTMQEIIDEMKDALPKAMLQVSATLPKGFPEHIVSSIFENTQKIVKKI
- the hipB gene encoding type II toxin-antitoxin system antitoxin HipB, which produces MIYSPKQLADMMLLIRQKNGWTQSELAKKVGIKQATISNFENNPNKTTLATFFKLAQAMDLTLSIQEKSQVASLNENDDESW
- a CDS encoding DUF6538 domain-containing protein, with the protein product MRYLQISKGGIWQFRYQVPPDHRHLFSDRREIKRSLKTSDKAEATIMAL
- the smpB gene encoding SsrA-binding protein SmpB, giving the protein MAKKKSKSKAGSNTIALNKKARHEYFIDDEIEAGLELQGWEVKSLREGKTNIAESYVYIRDGEAFISGMTITPLTQASTHIVANPTRVRKLLMSRKELDNLFGRINREGMTLVATSLYWSRSWAKIKIGVAKGKKLHDKRTDMKEKDWARDKARIMKSNLR